The following proteins come from a genomic window of Allocoleopsis franciscana PCC 7113:
- the csx10 gene encoding type III-D CRISPR-associated RAMP protein Csx10, protein MRRIELTITALSPLALGRQKPGGSISEAESYIPGSVIRGAIASQILQRANQRNSDLSQNGGDFQSLFLGENPAIFQNAYPAIAKIGKDQHEAVPDEVQVLPATAVSSKANPGFKSEDDDKPEDKKRGGVFDTLIDRFCADAYNHPYDPSCPKDKGRVEPYTGFYSKTSDNKYRSHSVSTRFLTRVGINRRRATAEEEILYSIEVLNESFLKNTQAKTKDWEPVVYRSVVIANDDLSSKLLQFINDNSGAFSLGGSASRGLGKVKIEAKKTGNSSEVQSRFDSFQNQLKERWNLWSVFGNPKEDLLDSRAYFTIDLQSDAIFTEQWRRTTVISPAMLCEFVSHEFLKRYEAETDKFLKLHVAYSSHDYRSGWNAAWGLMKDVELVTNKGAVYLFSTTKDKENDWVEALKKLEREGVGDRTCEGFGQIQVCNEFHTVFREYPV, encoded by the coding sequence ATGAGACGAATTGAATTAACGATAACAGCTTTATCACCGCTAGCGCTCGGGCGGCAGAAACCTGGTGGTTCGATTAGTGAGGCAGAAAGCTACATTCCGGGTTCTGTGATTCGAGGTGCGATCGCATCTCAAATCTTACAACGAGCCAATCAAAGAAATTCAGATCTATCACAAAACGGCGGTGACTTCCAATCTCTCTTCTTAGGCGAAAATCCAGCCATTTTTCAAAATGCCTATCCTGCGATCGCAAAAATAGGGAAAGATCAGCATGAAGCTGTGCCTGACGAAGTTCAAGTTTTACCCGCAACAGCCGTTAGTTCTAAAGCGAATCCTGGATTTAAATCTGAGGATGATGATAAGCCAGAGGATAAAAAGAGAGGCGGTGTTTTTGACACCCTAATTGACCGCTTCTGTGCAGATGCTTACAATCATCCCTATGACCCCAGTTGTCCTAAAGATAAAGGACGAGTAGAACCTTATACTGGCTTTTACAGCAAAACCAGCGATAACAAATATCGCAGCCACTCTGTCAGTACACGCTTTCTCACGCGAGTAGGAATTAACCGACGCAGAGCTACAGCTGAAGAAGAAATTCTTTACAGTATTGAAGTTCTCAACGAATCATTCCTAAAAAATACCCAAGCAAAAACTAAAGATTGGGAGCCTGTTGTTTATCGCAGTGTAGTTATTGCTAATGATGACTTATCATCCAAATTATTACAATTCATCAACGACAATTCTGGTGCTTTTAGCTTAGGTGGCTCGGCTTCACGAGGTTTAGGTAAGGTCAAGATTGAGGCAAAAAAAACAGGAAATTCAAGCGAAGTTCAATCTCGATTTGACAGCTTCCAGAACCAACTAAAAGAACGATGGAACTTGTGGTCAGTTTTTGGGAATCCAAAAGAGGATTTACTAGATAGTCGCGCCTACTTCACTATAGATTTACAATCCGATGCAATTTTTACAGAGCAATGGCGGCGCACTACTGTCATTTCACCAGCAATGCTTTGTGAGTTCGTTAGTCATGAGTTCTTAAAGCGCTATGAGGCAGAAACTGATAAATTTCTTAAGCTTCATGTTGCCTACAGCAGCCATGACTATCGCTCCGGCTGGAATGCAGCCTGGGGGTTGATGAAAGATGTAGAGTTAGTGACGAATAAAGGTGCTGTTTATTTATTCAGTACAACTAAAGATAAGGAGAATGACTGGGTTGAAGCTTTGAAAAAATTGGAGAGGGAAGGAGTAGGCGATCGCACCTGCGAAGGCTTCGGTCAAATTCAAGTTTGTAATGAGTTTCACACTGTATTTCGAGAGTACCCTGTATGA
- a CDS encoding RAMP superfamily CRISPR-associated protein, with the protein MVDLLNLPRNQVQTIRLTAVIDTALCVGAGGSSGSLADKPIIRNAKGQLLIPASQLKGRLRHECEKLARGLGWQIFESPGATSLCPTEEQVEQQFREIYRVPGYRGYHCLVSQIFGNPILPSRIIVDDLVCLQEPEDLPEVLRPGVTINRSRRTAEDKKLYFLETSPAHAQLEFEGAIHLLYPDCPGYAKALIVAGLHHIHALGGSKSAGLGWLHWQELPNIEQNDTVWSSLIPEKTP; encoded by the coding sequence ATGGTTGACCTACTCAATTTACCCCGAAATCAAGTCCAAACAATTCGTCTAACTGCTGTGATTGATACGGCTTTGTGCGTCGGTGCTGGGGGTTCTTCTGGTTCCCTTGCAGATAAACCAATTATCCGCAATGCCAAAGGACAACTTTTGATTCCCGCTTCCCAACTCAAAGGCAGACTGCGCCACGAGTGCGAAAAGCTAGCAAGAGGGTTAGGTTGGCAAATCTTTGAATCTCCCGGTGCTACATCCCTCTGTCCGACAGAAGAGCAAGTGGAGCAACAATTTAGAGAGATTTATCGAGTTCCTGGCTACAGAGGTTACCACTGCCTTGTTTCCCAAATCTTCGGCAATCCTATCCTGCCTTCTCGAATTATTGTGGATGACTTGGTTTGCCTACAAGAACCAGAAGATTTACCAGAAGTCCTGCGTCCGGGTGTCACCATCAACCGTTCCCGTCGCACAGCCGAAGACAAAAAGCTTTACTTCCTAGAAACGTCTCCCGCCCATGCTCAACTAGAGTTTGAGGGTGCAATTCACCTGCTTTACCCTGACTGTCCTGGCTACGCTAAAGCTTTGATTGTTGCGGGTTTGCATCACATCCATGCTTTAGGTGGCAGTAAATCGGCTGGACTTGGTTGGTTGCATTGGCAAGAACTCCCCAACATCGAACAAAATGACACCGTTTGGTCAAGCCTTATCCCCGAAAAAACGCCATGA
- the cas10 gene encoding type III-B CRISPR-associated protein Cas10/Cmr2, whose amino-acid sequence MTNSGKSITIAIAWCLAWGEQRQPQFELPVLQQMQQAMQEGKEVPEAVRYLVEQVQQLQAIPKNDFPEQITGLKEKYPDLWQQTTRIGLVYGGATKIKQYVFEAAKLPDIRGASAILDRINLVDIPAFFGEPQKSPRISRWLNKNFPHLEAALIKELLIYYKGGNILAFCPAAFVDDLANAIEKRYTQETLTANSCAVGSTFKLLELRYGLLKDSIEDTPWLEWYHQNHQNPLVKAYFDQPDVDDLSKAFQNRKSFNELAGKLAALFNQRRNGNDVQDGRPTRRYPPMFETHPYLRRDESDRRAAIAPAKRLPGEPWFSDALARKRIVGQRSKGESEQGQKWWTDKNSAWRWQIGQIKQIWNSGKLKSWVVKFKDFLKETNLHNRYYRNVSEQKPDQTVKEARSLREIANASTPKGFVGYIYADGNNMGGYIQKEIKTPEDYQQFSEDIFEATENSVYEALAQHLKPHKLNNLNDADNQHRNETWIHPFEIITIGGDDVLLIVPADKALAIAKTIGEEFEKQLLKPEKQCRYAADKDYKPKLVHRYQAQQVSGSNQCKLSMSTGVLITAEDTPIYYAEKLTTQLLKSAKKRAKELKKEGYCGGTVDFLVMKSVTMISSNIGEFRSQGLMKAGTGQQKLKLYAAPYTLHELGGLLETAKVLKEVNFPRSQLYQIRSFLEQGKNTAILNYRYFRTRLQDKKHQHQLKEQFEEAWCAAKTNNGNLAPWMTLKEEADTTTYETIWRELVDLYPFTEEPKTPSTVQQAVIGSK is encoded by the coding sequence ATGACCAATTCTGGCAAATCCATCACGATCGCGATTGCTTGGTGTCTAGCTTGGGGCGAACAGCGCCAACCCCAGTTTGAACTACCTGTATTGCAGCAAATGCAACAGGCGATGCAAGAAGGGAAAGAAGTTCCAGAGGCAGTGCGATACCTCGTTGAGCAAGTCCAGCAGTTGCAAGCCATTCCTAAAAATGACTTCCCTGAACAGATAACTGGACTTAAGGAGAAGTACCCAGATTTATGGCAACAAACTACCCGGATTGGTCTAGTCTATGGCGGTGCTACAAAAATTAAGCAATACGTATTTGAAGCTGCCAAACTTCCAGATATTCGCGGCGCTTCAGCCATACTCGATCGGATTAACTTAGTTGATATTCCAGCATTCTTTGGAGAACCTCAAAAATCGCCTCGAATCTCCAGGTGGCTGAATAAAAATTTTCCCCATCTAGAAGCCGCCTTAATTAAAGAACTACTCATTTACTACAAAGGTGGCAACATCCTGGCGTTTTGTCCCGCTGCCTTTGTCGATGATTTAGCCAACGCGATCGAAAAGCGCTATACACAAGAAACTCTAACCGCCAATTCCTGTGCAGTTGGCTCTACCTTTAAGCTATTAGAACTACGCTATGGACTGCTGAAAGACTCAATTGAAGATACGCCTTGGCTAGAGTGGTATCATCAAAACCACCAAAATCCACTCGTAAAAGCTTACTTCGATCAGCCTGATGTTGATGATTTATCAAAAGCTTTTCAAAATCGCAAAAGCTTCAATGAATTGGCAGGTAAATTAGCCGCTTTATTCAATCAACGGCGTAATGGCAATGATGTTCAAGATGGGCGTCCGACTCGCCGTTACCCGCCCATGTTTGAGACACACCCTTACTTAAGAAGAGATGAAAGCGATCGCCGCGCCGCAATTGCTCCCGCTAAACGTCTTCCAGGTGAACCTTGGTTTTCTGATGCTTTAGCCCGCAAGCGGATTGTCGGACAAAGAAGTAAGGGGGAAAGCGAGCAAGGACAAAAATGGTGGACTGATAAAAATTCGGCTTGGCGGTGGCAAATTGGTCAAATCAAACAAATATGGAACTCAGGAAAGCTCAAAAGTTGGGTCGTTAAATTTAAGGACTTTTTGAAAGAAACAAACTTACATAATAGATACTACCGAAATGTCTCAGAACAGAAACCCGATCAGACAGTAAAAGAAGCGCGATCGCTCAGAGAGATAGCTAATGCTAGTACACCCAAAGGATTTGTAGGCTACATCTATGCAGATGGCAATAATATGGGGGGCTACATCCAAAAAGAAATTAAAACCCCAGAAGATTACCAGCAATTTAGCGAAGATATTTTCGAGGCAACAGAAAACTCGGTTTATGAAGCCTTAGCCCAACATCTCAAACCCCACAAGCTGAATAATCTAAATGATGCAGATAACCAACATCGAAATGAGACTTGGATTCATCCCTTTGAAATTATTACCATTGGCGGGGATGACGTACTGCTGATTGTTCCGGCTGATAAAGCGCTAGCAATTGCCAAGACGATTGGGGAAGAATTTGAAAAACAATTACTCAAACCAGAGAAGCAATGCCGTTATGCTGCTGACAAGGATTACAAGCCCAAATTGGTACACCGATATCAAGCACAACAGGTTTCAGGCTCAAATCAATGCAAGCTGAGTATGTCTACAGGGGTTTTAATTACAGCCGAAGATACCCCAATTTACTATGCGGAAAAGCTTACGACTCAATTACTTAAATCGGCTAAAAAGCGAGCTAAAGAGCTAAAAAAAGAGGGGTACTGTGGGGGTACAGTTGACTTTCTAGTGATGAAATCAGTAACCATGATTTCTTCTAACATTGGAGAATTTCGTAGTCAAGGCTTGATGAAAGCAGGGACAGGACAACAGAAACTCAAGCTTTATGCAGCTCCTTACACCCTTCACGAACTGGGAGGACTGCTAGAAACAGCGAAGGTTTTGAAAGAAGTGAACTTTCCGCGATCGCAACTTTACCAAATCCGCAGCTTCCTAGAACAAGGCAAAAATACCGCCATTCTCAACTACCGCTATTTCCGAACCCGGTTGCAAGACAAGAAACACCAACACCAACTCAAAGAACAGTTTGAAGAAGCCTGGTGTGCAGCCAAAACAAATAATGGCAACTTAGCACCCTGGATGACGTTGAAAGAGGAAGCTGACACAACTACCTATGAAACCATTTGGCGAGAACTGGTAGACCTTTATCCTTTCACTGAAGAGCCAAAAACTCCATCAACTGTGCAACAAGCCGTAATCGGGAGCAAGTAG